The following coding sequences are from one Enterococcus sp. 4G2_DIV0659 window:
- a CDS encoding glycoside hydrolase family 1 protein codes for MSNSVFPENFLWGGATAANQYEGGYLSGGKGLSTLDAITGGSHTVPRMITYKTKDGKVETCGRGDALPEGAVGYVDPDKYYPSHVATDFYHHYKEDIALFAEMGFKCFRLSIAWSRICPKGTMEINEEGLDFYDKVFDELLSYGIEPVVTINHFDIPMYLADELDGWSNRKVIDYFLFFCETLFKRYKNKVKYWMTFNEINFLRSWTQIGIHRNDKQAKYQAVHHLFVASAKAVKLGHEINPEFTIGMMVAYIPSYPMSCKPEDVMAAVQFNREQEFYMDVQVKGYYPAHKLKEYERENIFIEKEAGDDEILKEGTVDYIGFSYYMSTVSASNPDEVKYVGGNQMPAVKNPYLEESDWGWAVDPLGLRISLCKLYDRYNIPLFVVENGFGAVDKVEADGSIQDDYRIDYFSKHIAAMKDAIELDGVELIGYTPWGCIDLVSAGTGEMKKRYGFIYVDMDDEGNGTLERSRKQSFYWYKNIIAANGMEQK; via the coding sequence ATGAGTAACTCAGTATTCCCAGAAAATTTTTTATGGGGTGGGGCAACTGCCGCTAATCAATATGAAGGAGGCTATCTTTCAGGAGGCAAAGGATTAAGCACACTAGATGCAATCACAGGAGGCAGTCATACAGTTCCTAGAATGATTACGTATAAAACAAAAGATGGGAAAGTTGAAACTTGTGGTAGAGGAGATGCGTTACCAGAAGGGGCAGTTGGTTATGTTGATCCAGATAAGTATTACCCAAGTCACGTAGCAACAGATTTTTATCATCATTATAAAGAAGATATTGCTTTATTTGCTGAAATGGGCTTTAAGTGTTTCAGACTTTCGATCGCTTGGTCAAGAATTTGTCCAAAAGGAACAATGGAGATTAATGAAGAAGGTTTAGACTTTTATGACAAGGTATTTGATGAGCTTTTAAGTTACGGAATTGAACCTGTTGTGACGATTAATCATTTTGACATTCCAATGTACTTAGCGGATGAATTAGATGGTTGGTCGAATCGTAAAGTTATTGATTACTTCTTGTTCTTTTGTGAAACGCTATTTAAACGGTATAAAAACAAAGTAAAATACTGGATGACATTCAATGAAATAAATTTCTTGCGTAGTTGGACTCAAATCGGCATTCATCGCAATGATAAACAAGCTAAATATCAAGCTGTTCATCATTTATTTGTAGCTAGTGCTAAAGCAGTGAAATTAGGGCATGAGATCAATCCAGAATTTACTATTGGTATGATGGTCGCTTATATCCCAAGTTATCCTATGAGTTGTAAACCAGAAGATGTGATGGCGGCAGTTCAATTTAATCGTGAGCAAGAATTTTATATGGATGTTCAAGTTAAAGGCTATTATCCAGCCCATAAACTAAAAGAATATGAGCGCGAAAATATCTTTATCGAAAAAGAAGCAGGAGATGATGAGATTCTTAAAGAAGGAACTGTTGATTATATTGGTTTTAGCTACTATATGTCGACCGTTTCGGCCTCTAATCCAGATGAAGTCAAATATGTTGGAGGCAATCAAATGCCTGCAGTGAAAAATCCTTATTTAGAAGAATCAGACTGGGGCTGGGCGGTTGATCCATTAGGTTTAAGAATTTCTTTATGCAAGCTATATGATCGCTATAATATTCCCTTATTTGTTGTGGAAAATGGTTTTGGCGCAGTGGATAAGGTTGAAGCAGATGGATCGATTCAAGATGATTATCGGATTGATTACTTCAGTAAGCATATTGCTGCGATGAAAGATGCAATTGAGTTAGACGGCGTAGAGCTTATTGGATACACACCGTGGGGCTGTATTGATTTGGTTAGTGCTGGAACTGGTGAAATGAAAAAACGGTACGGATTTATCTATGTTGATATGGATGATGAAGGAAATGGCACGTTGGAACGTTCCAGAAAGCAGTCTTTTTATTGGTATAAAAATATAATTGCAGCAAACGGTATGGAACAAAAGTAA
- a CDS encoding rhodanese-like domain-containing protein, whose amino-acid sequence MKRVSIKELKELIELTVNEPVSIIDVREVEEFAQGHIVTAKNYPLSTLTETMSEIDREKPHYVICQHGVRSEHACSFLENYGYNVVSVSEGMSVWDGEEKKNR is encoded by the coding sequence ATGAAAAGAGTATCGATCAAGGAATTAAAAGAATTAATCGAGTTAACTGTTAATGAGCCAGTTTCGATCATTGATGTGAGAGAAGTGGAAGAGTTTGCACAAGGGCATATTGTAACGGCCAAAAATTATCCATTATCTACATTAACGGAAACGATGTCAGAGATAGATCGAGAGAAGCCCCATTATGTGATCTGTCAACATGGTGTTCGTTCTGAACATGCCTGTTCTTTTCTTGAGAATTATGGGTATAATGTTGTTTCAGTTTCAGAAGGAATGTCCGTTTGGGATGGGGAAGAAAAAAAGAATAGATAA
- the wrbA gene encoding NAD(P)H:quinone oxidoreductase type IV encodes MTTKLLIAYYSSTGTGTQMAKWAKEAAEANGAEVRLRKVHELAPNVAIDSNPAWRKNVEETADIPEVTSDDLLWADAYIFSSPSRFGVMASQLKQFFDLQGGLWAQGKLANKFVTAFSSAQNPNGGQEQVIQGIYTVMQHWGAIIVPAGYVNPSTFAAGGNPYGTSASIDGEGNMLKAEEVKAAIQDQTKRLVDVTSKYLN; translated from the coding sequence ATGACAACAAAATTATTAATTGCTTATTACAGTTCAACTGGTACAGGGACACAAATGGCAAAATGGGCAAAAGAAGCGGCAGAAGCAAATGGAGCAGAGGTTCGTTTAAGAAAAGTACACGAATTAGCGCCAAATGTGGCGATCGATTCTAATCCTGCTTGGCGTAAAAATGTGGAAGAAACAGCTGATATTCCAGAAGTTACAAGTGATGATTTACTTTGGGCAGATGCATATATCTTCTCTTCTCCATCACGTTTTGGTGTGATGGCTAGTCAATTAAAACAATTTTTTGACTTGCAAGGTGGTCTTTGGGCTCAAGGTAAATTAGCCAATAAATTTGTTACAGCGTTCTCTTCCGCTCAAAATCCTAATGGAGGACAAGAGCAAGTAATCCAAGGTATTTACACAGTAATGCAACACTGGGGTGCAATCATCGTACCAGCAGGATATGTAAACCCATCAACTTTTGCTGCTGGCGGTAATCCTTATGGAACAAGTGCATCTATTGACGGAGAAGGAAATATGTTGAAAGCTGAAGAAGTTAAAGCAGCGATTCAAGATCAAACGAAACGCTTGGTAGATGTGACAAGTAAATATTTAAATTAA
- a CDS encoding amino acid ABC transporter substrate-binding protein: MKKKNYLILTFTTLFIFLSIAGCGRKKSDTDQWSRIASEKRVIVGLDDSFVPMGFQNKAGEIIGFDVDLARAVFSLYDIQVDFQPIDWSMKENELQNQTIDLIWNGYSKSSEREEKVLFSDEYMKNEQVIVSLKKNKISNFADMNGKILGAQNGSSGYTSFEEQPEILKNHVKDQKAILYDGFNEAFMDLKSGRIDGLLIDRVYANYYLSHEDNLADYSIVSGDFESEAFAVGLRKTDAELAEKINSAFKQLKKSGKLAEISKKWFGEDVTK; encoded by the coding sequence ATGAAGAAAAAAAACTACCTAATACTAACGTTTACCACTCTATTTATTTTCCTTTCAATCGCAGGTTGCGGCAGAAAAAAAAGTGATACAGATCAATGGTCTCGTATCGCTTCTGAAAAACGAGTGATTGTCGGTCTTGATGACTCATTTGTACCGATGGGCTTTCAAAACAAAGCAGGTGAGATCATTGGATTTGATGTTGATTTGGCTCGAGCTGTTTTTTCTTTATATGATATCCAAGTGGATTTTCAACCGATTGATTGGTCAATGAAAGAAAATGAGTTACAAAACCAAACGATTGATTTAATTTGGAACGGTTACTCTAAAAGCTCTGAACGTGAAGAAAAAGTCTTATTCAGTGATGAATACATGAAAAATGAACAAGTGATTGTCTCTTTGAAAAAAAATAAAATCAGTAATTTTGCTGATATGAATGGCAAAATTTTAGGTGCTCAAAATGGTTCTTCCGGCTATACTAGCTTTGAAGAACAACCCGAAATTTTAAAAAATCACGTCAAAGATCAAAAAGCTATTTTATATGATGGGTTTAATGAGGCATTTATGGATTTGAAATCAGGACGAATCGACGGATTATTAATTGACCGTGTATATGCTAATTATTACCTATCTCATGAAGATAATTTAGCCGACTATTCAATCGTTAGCGGTGACTTTGAGAGTGAAGCTTTTGCGGTTGGCTTGAGAAAAACAGATGCTGAATTGGCAGAAAAAATTAATTCTGCATTTAAACAACTAAAAAAATCGGGCAAACTCGCCGAAATCTCTAAAAAATGGTTTGGAGAAGATGTGACGAAATAA
- a CDS encoding amino acid ABC transporter ATP-binding protein: MLVIKELMKSFDGRRIIDQLNLEIKDGEILTIVGPSGGGKTTLLRCLAGLETIDSGELTMDGVSFNPVEMDNADQVVGIVFQDFQLFPHLSVLDNVTLAPILALKQTKTESEAEAIDLLTKFGLGGKEYLYPYQLSGGQKQRVALARALAMKPKILGYDEPTSALDPELRQQVEEVILTLKAQGMTQIVVTHDMNFAENIADNILKVTPVQ; the protein is encoded by the coding sequence ATGTTAGTTATTAAAGAGTTAATGAAAAGTTTTGATGGTCGACGAATTATTGATCAATTGAATTTAGAGATAAAAGATGGGGAAATTTTAACAATCGTTGGACCTTCTGGTGGTGGGAAAACGACTTTATTACGTTGTTTGGCTGGTTTAGAAACAATTGATTCTGGTGAATTAACGATGGATGGTGTCTCTTTCAATCCTGTTGAAATGGACAATGCCGATCAAGTGGTCGGAATTGTTTTTCAGGATTTTCAATTATTTCCTCATTTATCTGTATTAGACAATGTAACATTAGCACCGATTCTTGCCTTGAAACAAACTAAAACAGAAAGTGAAGCAGAAGCGATTGATTTGCTGACGAAATTTGGTCTTGGCGGTAAGGAATATCTGTATCCCTACCAATTATCTGGTGGTCAAAAACAACGAGTGGCTCTAGCTAGAGCTCTTGCAATGAAACCCAAAATTTTAGGGTACGATGAACCTACGAGTGCCCTTGATCCTGAACTTCGTCAACAAGTTGAAGAAGTCATTTTAACACTCAAGGCGCAAGGGATGACACAAATCGTTGTCACCCATGACATGAATTTTGCTGAAAATATTGCTGATAACATACTGAAAGTAACACCTGTTCAGTAG
- a CDS encoding amino acid ABC transporter permease yields the protein MDYILEILPALLDGAIMTFKVFIFTLLGSIPLGILVAFALQTQFKPLTFLINIYIWLMRGTPLLLQLIFVFYGLPLVGIVFERYDAALFAFILNYAAYFAEIFRGGIQSIPEGQYEAAKVLRLTKFQTVTRIILPQVVKIVLPSIGNEVINLVKDTSLIYVLGLGDLLRAGKIAMSRDVSLLPLVLVGIIYLLLTAILTLASKKLEKHYQYYK from the coding sequence ATGGACTATATTTTAGAAATTTTACCCGCATTATTAGACGGGGCTATCATGACATTCAAAGTTTTTATTTTTACCCTACTAGGCTCGATTCCTTTGGGGATCTTAGTTGCTTTTGCTTTACAAACACAGTTCAAACCATTAACTTTTTTAATCAACATCTATATTTGGCTTATGCGAGGAACCCCATTATTATTGCAACTTATCTTTGTCTTTTATGGATTGCCATTGGTTGGAATTGTTTTTGAGCGTTACGACGCAGCATTATTTGCCTTTATTTTGAACTATGCTGCTTATTTTGCCGAAATCTTTCGCGGCGGGATTCAGTCAATTCCGGAAGGTCAATATGAAGCAGCCAAAGTATTACGCCTGACTAAATTTCAAACTGTCACAAGAATCATTTTACCCCAAGTGGTTAAAATCGTTTTACCTTCAATCGGAAATGAAGTAATCAACTTAGTCAAAGACACTTCATTGATCTACGTGCTTGGCCTCGGTGATTTATTACGTGCAGGAAAAATCGCCATGAGCCGAGATGTTAGTTTACTTCCGCTCGTTTTAGTTGGAATAATCTATCTACTACTAACAGCCATTTTAACTTTAGCTTCAAAGAAATTAGAAAAACACTATCAATATTACAAATAG
- a CDS encoding gamma-glutamyl-gamma-aminobutyrate hydrolase family protein, translating into MKRPIIGIAANEIADAGQRLYHLPISYTPAGYVKAVQKAGGLPMLLPIGIPITAKEYVKQIDKLILAGGQNVAPDLYGEEPLVKEAALANERDQFELALIYEAFLQEKPIFAVCRGMQLANVALGGSLYQEISHLGGKKVSHMQVPISREIPTHRIQTKDGSILRGIYGEEASVNSFHFQAVKKLAPYLSATAFSEDGIIEGIESNQEKLTFLGVQWHPDFAYTHLKQEMDIFRYVVKEL; encoded by the coding sequence ATGAAGCGACCAATTATTGGGATTGCAGCGAATGAGATTGCTGATGCAGGTCAACGATTGTATCATTTACCAATCAGTTATACGCCTGCTGGCTATGTCAAAGCTGTTCAAAAGGCTGGTGGCTTGCCAATGCTATTACCAATTGGCATACCTATTACTGCGAAAGAATATGTGAAACAAATCGATAAATTGATTTTAGCCGGTGGACAAAATGTTGCACCTGATTTGTACGGTGAAGAACCTTTAGTTAAAGAAGCTGCTTTAGCAAACGAGCGTGATCAGTTTGAATTGGCGTTGATTTACGAGGCTTTTTTACAGGAAAAGCCAATTTTCGCCGTATGCAGAGGCATGCAGCTAGCAAATGTTGCTTTAGGTGGTAGCTTGTATCAGGAAATTAGTCATCTGGGTGGTAAGAAAGTTTCTCATATGCAAGTGCCAATTTCTAGAGAGATTCCTACCCATAGAATTCAAACAAAAGATGGCAGTATATTACGTGGTATTTATGGGGAAGAAGCAAGTGTCAATTCTTTTCATTTTCAAGCGGTCAAAAAATTAGCACCTTATTTGAGCGCAACGGCATTCAGTGAAGACGGCATTATTGAAGGGATCGAAAGTAACCAAGAAAAGCTGACTTTTCTTGGTGTGCAGTGGCATCCTGATTTTGCTTATACTCATTTAAAGCAGGAGATGGATATTTTTCGTTATGTTGTAAAAGAATTATAA